The DNA window tatttatttgttttctttttccgtGCCTGCCGGGTGTGGCTTAAGTGTGTCGTCTCTGGTGTAGGACTTCATCTCGGAGCTCCTGGACAAGATCCGAGGGATGCAGAAGCTTTCCACGCCTCAGAAGAAATGATGGCGTTCTCTCCTTTTCATCCTTCTTCGTTCATCGCCCACCCCTTCACCCCTTTTTTTGTCGCTCGAGTCATCAAGTGCTGGAGTTTAAGGGAAGACTAGTCAGGTCAGGGGTTCATTATCTGCTTCATTtggaggtctttttttttttttttcccgatggAGAGTTCAGGGGTGATCTTTACTGTATACCACCAATGCCTCCTTTTTACCGCCCCGAGATGCATTTAAAGACTGCTGAAAAATCTGCACTCTGACCACCAACAATAACACACGGTGTATTTTTAGACCAGCGTCgttcagaaggaaaaaaagttttaaaaaagtcatAGTGTAGATGTGGCTAAAGTAGGTTTTCCTAAATTCTGGTGTGTTTTTCTGCCCTCTAATGTGCAGTGTGCCTGCACGTACTCTGGTTGCTAAATGCTACAATCATCATAGCGTGGTTTCCATatttgagagattttttttttccctgctgtTCTGTATGACAAAGTTGATTTTTAGTAAAAGGACTGGTTCctgtttgagtgtttttttgttgttttttgtttttttcctgtcactcTTGCAGTCCCTCAACTAAGCTGCcttgttgtttttataattattatactATTATATTCTACGCGATCCCTTttcttgctgctgctgtttctcCTTTTCTGGCCATTTTCAGCCTACTCCCATTCTTTTATTCTTTTACATCACCGGGGGCTGTGTCACCATTTCATGACGTCGTCAACGTCACCAATTGGGCAACGAGCGCGAGGGAAGGTTcaaatttcaacattttcaatgctttttttttttgccccccacCCTCGGAAGTGAGGACCGCAAACGCATGAATAGACACAGCTGTCTGTCGGCTGTGTTCATGCCTGCAGCTGCCAATTATAGGCGAGAATGAGCCATTTGTCTCGAATCCCGAAACTGATGGCCGGCCAATAGGAGAAGCACAAACGTTTTGCCGTGATTCCTGTGACCAATCGCCAACACCTGCGGTGACAGCAGGATGCCGCAGTCTTGTCTCCACGGAGTCTCACTCGTGTCCTCTCTCGCTTCCGTTTTCATCCCCTTGTTTCTTTTCACGCGTTCTTTTCTTTAAGAAACAGATGTTGCCttagttattatttatgttacacaaaccaaataaatggaagaatttttttttctgaaggtgTTAAGTGTGTTACTGAGcatttccttgttttgtttttttcaaacaaatgtgaTTCTTATCCTTTTGGcttctttttattgtattattatttttagaagtGAGTCTTTAATACTTAGGCCTTGATACAGTGATCCTGTTTAGataatgttcttgacattttACCAGTTGAATACTGGTCTATTTTTAACGCGATCATGAAACGTCTTTCATGCCAGGTCTTGgatttacacaaacaaaaatccaaTCAGATGCTTTTTTTCTGGTTTTGATTGCTTTTGCCTTGCTTGTGACTTCCCCATACTTGCAATGTTTGCAGGAAACTTTTAAGATTGTACTACAAGAAGAGGCAGGGTCAATCATAGTCAAGAGTATTTGAGTGGATTCTTCTTTCAGAATCCAGGTTTGGGTTACAGTATACCTTTTTAGACTGtttaggcttttttttgtttgcttgtttttccacTGTTGGagaaaattgcattttaaaaaagaataataataatagtgtgtGTCAGTAAACTGGTGGTTTTCGGCACGAGAatcaaaccaacaaacaaatgtagCAATATCAACAACAGgtcttgtttttgtccaattttGTTACACTTTTATGCAACTTTAATAAAAACAGATAAAAGTGAACGTTTGCTTCTTGCCTTTTGTCACTGGAAGCCCTTGAATAGTTGTGACTAGAAACAAGCCGTGGACTGTTAGCATGCACTGTTAGCATGCAGAGAATTGGCGTCATCCAGCGGCTAATTGTATTACAGCTAGATAAAGAATTATGAAAGATAGTAATCATTGGAACATTATTTGGTACCGTGGCAATACAAAGGAATTGGGTTTCAGTTTCCTGAAagtataatgcaaaaaaaaaatcaatgtcatGAGTGGCAATGTTAAAACGTCAAACCTTACTATTACTGTGTTGATTAAAAATTGTACTCACAAAGATGATAAGGGTAGCTTGTCATTTACACGCCAAGAAAGTTtataaaggtttaaaaaaacaaaaaaggtgacacattgaaatgttttgaaagtGGCTAAAGTTGATACTTCCTGGTACAACTAAAACGAGGCATGAGATTGGTCGGCAAAACGCTTTGAGGAATCCTATTGGCTATGACgcgaaaaaaaaactcttatttTCTATTGGTTAATAACATTGAAGGCCTCGGAGCTGATTGGCAAAGCGTGCGGACTTCAGAAACCGGCAAAGTGTCGGTCAAACTGATGCCGGAGAAGAAGTGTACTTCCAAAAATGGAAACGTAATCACGACGCATTTGCTGTCTGCGGCCAGCAATGTCTGCACAGCCTCATGTGAGCGAGCTGGACGAGAAGATGGAAGCTGAGGGAGAGTCCCAAATCCCCGGGGAcaacggcacggtggaggaACCTGGGCATGAAGAACATGTGGAGGACGGGCAGAGTGAAGGAGGGTTCGGATAAAACGCAACCCGTCAAAATACTGCCTACCCTCCCATTTGCCGTTTACTTCCACTGCTGACAACTTATTTTCTTCACGTCCTTACGTTGAGCAGCTCGCTGTTATAGTAACTCCCACCACTGACAATTACAATCATGAGACGTTTACGTGTCGAACCTCTTCTGGGAGCTTCCATCACGCTGCTGTTCACCTTCAAGCCCGCCGCCGATCAGCTGGAAACCAACGCTGGCTCCTCCTCCCCCAACATGACGTTCCTCAAATACTCTTAAGTTTTATTTACCTCTTCAGTCTCTTGggtccctttaaaaaaatatatctaaatattAGGAAACCGAACTTCTTTCACTGCGCAACTTAATCCACATCTtttacaatcaatatttatttataactctttcactgccagccttccaagttaacatggatatttgacttctaaagccgtcaatggcagtgaatgtgttttaatattgtGCCAAAAACGTggaacattcaaataaaatacataattacatcattctcaccagagatgctgataaTTAAATGGATTCATGTGTGCATCATtgcaacaagttttgctctgaccgacCAATCAGATGATGCAAAAGTGATGACATCATCGAGGGCCAGCACTCTGGCCCTATGAGGATGAAGTTACATCAGCCAGCACGATTGATAGAGATTAGtcaactaaatttaaaaaaaaaaaaaatttttaagtCACAATACACAGACTGTTGTCCTagcaaaatggaaaaacaggtCCACAGTTTCATTTTGAGAAGCGTTTATTTCCTCCTTAAAGCTGTTTGCTGAGTTTGCGCGCCTGCCTCTCGCGCGCCTCGAACGCCAACTTGGTCTCCATCAGCTCATCCAGCTGGTGGCGTATCCGCGCCATGTCGAGCTGCGAGGCCTCGCACTGCTGCCGCAGCGCCGCCGACTCCACCCGCAGCTGCGTGGCGGCCAGCGAGAGCTGCTCGCTGCGCTCGCGGCACTGCGTCTGCATCCTTTTGGCGTCGCGCAGCAGCGACTCCACGCTCACCGTCACGGAGTCGAACTGGTCTTGTGACATTTGCTGGCGAGGAAGGAATGCAGAGTTCAAAGGTCAGGCTGACGGTCAAGATAACTCCCAAGCTTCTTCTGCCACAAATTTGACTACAGCCCACTCCACTCTTGTAGTGTATTTTTTGACGATGGATAATTAATAATCAATATTACTAGCAGAAATAGAGGGCCCCAAAGTCCAATTTTGCTTCAGGCCCCTCATCTGCGTATTAATGCAGTTAAGGTGCTGTTAAAGCTTACCATGGATTCCAGAGTCAGATCAATAACAAGCCTGGTACTTGTCTTGTCAGACTCAATTTCCAGATGTTCCTTCGTCTGCTCCAGAgtgcttcttttcttctttcttcttctctgtaGAAATTCTGGGACCGTATTGGAATGTCGATGAAAATTGTTGAGGCCACGGAAGAAGCCCGCCGGTTCATCTCCTCACTCCTCTTCCCATGGCGTCTTCCCGTCGATGCCGAGTGAGCACGTTTTACCTCAGCGCTCAAATATAGTCTCTTAATCTGCAGAGATTAAACACTTAAAAGAGAGTGAAATCGTATTAAGTTTATTTACGTTGATCTGTGGCTGTGGGACTGTGGCTCCGCCTCATGACTCTTACGAATGCTGATTCTACAAAAAAATAGGAAATGTTGACTGATCTCGTCAACCTGTTGTTATTGCATTACCTAATTTATCTGGCATTACGTTCATATAGTATTCAACTAATAAATGCAATTGCTTGCAAATATTCATATGATCATGTTTTGCTAGAATGGTAATTAAAAATGCGTGACCTCAAACCTACAACCCCCAAATTTAAAGACAGTAACTGTAATCACACAATTTCGAGAAATTGCAGTTTTTGTTATGACCGGCAGAGGGAGAcaaatatcttattttatttcatttagcaTGACTAATGTGGAGAAGACTTGTCACATAGTGCAACTCGTAGTTTTATGAAAAGGCTCATGCAGGTAAACTTTATGAAATATTATTTCCAGCAGTATTTATTCACATGATGGGTTCCCACTAGGCTGGAAGAATGGCTCGTGAGTGGAATatttatgaaatgaaataataaaatagaaaggCAAAAGGCTGTAGATTGGACATAGTCCTGTGATTGTTTAAAATAACACTTGCCAGACtcattaaatacaatatatatactaaaaacaaacacaaagccaATAAGTGTGGGATTTcgtgaataaaaacagagtctgtacaaaaaacaaacaaaaaaaaaaaaggctgtgtGTGCGTAGCTACGGTGCCGCGTCATTGAGGCCTCGCGGGACAGTTGAAAAAGGGCTCCGTCTCGCCGGCCGCCCCGTCCGTGCTTCCCGCGAGCACCTTTGCCCCCGAGGTCTGGCGCCTCTGAATGATGAACAGCACGCCGATGAAGAGCCAGAGGAAGAAGTTGACCCACGCGGCCGTCTGAAGAGGAAGCAGACAGGCGATGGGTAGACAGCCACCATGTTAATAACAATAACAGCGAGTGAATATAATGCTGACCTCTGCTTTTCGTAGGCCGCTGTAGAAATTCTCGCCCTTGATCGGACCGACCCACTTCTTCGTCTGGGCCTCCTCGCAGCTTCATATGCATCCGATGGAAACATATCGTTATTTGTCAGATCccgaagcaaaaaatgtgagcACGCAGAGCACCTGGTGACGTTGGGAACGCCGCGCGTCACGGAGTCGCAAAGCGCATCCTGTCCGATCTTGAGCATGCAGCCCGAGATGagcaggaagaagaggaagacgcCGCACACGATCACCGCCCCGTTCATCCACACGCGCTCCCTGCGTTCACGGACAGAATTGCGTGCGTGCGGAGAAAGGCGGACATTCGACGGTTTTCCGTTACCTGCGAACGACGCCGTCGATGCAGATGGCGTGCAACCAGTAGAGGGACAGCGAGAAGCACACCACGGCCACCGTGACTGAGACGGCCGAAACGAAGTAGCACAAGGAGGCGGAGCTGGACGCCTGAACCCCGAGGACGTTTGCGGTCGAGTTGTAGCTCACAACTCCATAGAGCGGGCAGCGGCCATCAAAATTACCCTGGAAGAGATTggacacatttattttgtacGCTTTGCCATTTCGTCAGAAGCACTGGCTCACATTTACAACCTCAATTCTAATGTTTGTTCCGTGaaattgaattcatttattCACAATGGTCTATCAGCGTTTTAGTTAGCTGCGTTGCTTTATGTCCATTTTGTTGCCCAATCAGATTCTAGACTCGACGTGTTGTCAGGTTAATCTAATCTGcccaaccaatcagatttcaaattcatccaccCAGGTCATAATTTCCACATGCTCTGATTGGCCGGTCAGAGTCAACCAAGCTTGACtacttttgatgatttttttttttcttttgtcatgttattagataaatattgaatgTAAATTGCTCTAGATAATTCATGCTGTGATATTGCGTTTTTGTCCAGTATGAATAGTTTCTAGAACGCAATATAAATCAGGTGAATCCCAAATGTTACAAATGCACAGCCAGCCACTGTGTTTGCAATTATGTGCTTACTGTAGTCGTAGTGAGATCTGTTCTGAATATTTCGCCAGTAATTGAATTAGATGCACAGAAACTGCAgcatgtgaatgtttttctgcTGGCGGCTGGGTTGCACGGTCCAGCATAATGGAACACGAGGACCCCTGTGGTCACATGACTCCATCTGAACACATGACTGTTGTTTATGACGTACAAGCTTGAAAAATAACAGTTTATTTTAAAGTTCAAACATGCAACGGTGTGAGAAAAGTTACAGACTCGGTTGAATAACTTGaatggtttgggggggggggggggttgtcagAACTTTCTGACAAGGCAACTTTTACCCGGAAGAGGATGGTGACGAAACACATTGAAAGTTGTAAAAGCTGCGCGTTGGTCGGTGTGTCAAGTCACCTGAACGACGGTGAGGGACGCGGCGGTGACAATCCCGCAGACGAAGCAGCTGGCGTACAGCACCAACTCCAGCACCAACAGCCAAGTGAACGCCAttatcctcatcctcatcatcatcctgcGGCCAAATTCTCCTCCCCTGCTGCTGCGGCACCGTGAAGGATGTAGGAAACATCCGGTGAtacgtttcaaaataaaagctataCGGAAGTGTGGAGCAACTGGTTGTTATGAATGTCTTTCGCCACAATAAAATGATAAGTACAGCTATACGTCACATCCCCGATGGACATAAAGtgatttgtttgttatttttgtaaataaagcatgttcaaaataaattgcgttttatattttatgttgaCGTTAGCCTTACGCTGTAAATAATGCGACAGCAATAATAACGTAACAGACTGCGCCCGTGTCGTGTTCgaaaactatttttcatttcactgaGGACTCAACTCCGTAGTCCATTGTATTAGTGCTTAAGAGGTAGATAATGAGTTTATTAATTTGAAGAACAAGGAGAAGCGTTAGTAACCGTAATGTAGTTGCCGGACAAGCTAACAACTAGCCTAGCTTattctgtttcttcttcttcgtttgttttTCCGTCGGTCAGCAAGTTCCCGTGGCACCGTCTCCCTCACTGGTCAGTGTTGGTACAACATTTTGGTCTCCCTTCCCTCTGAAGCATGTCTAAAAGTATCAAGAAAATGTACAACACACTAAACCCCACcctgacattttttaattaactgcTCAATTTAAACATCCAAttccacttgtgtgtgtgttcgtgttcACATGAGGCACAGATGTCAAGAATACACTCACTGTACATTTGGAAAAGAAAGCAACAGAACCAACGGGTTACAATTccaaacgcaaaaaaaaaaaatgcaaacatgcaCTTCAAGATACGTcacaaaaaatcaatcaataaataaagtcTCACAGAAACAAATGGATTGAGGAGCCACAATGCAAACAGCTGCAGGCCGAACCCACTTGGAGTTCAAGTTAAATATTGTATTTCGTTCCACTGGTGGTACATTTTGATTatcacaaatgtcacaaatgtcCTCATATTCCCCCAATAACCTCTAAATGTCTTA is part of the Phyllopteryx taeniolatus isolate TA_2022b chromosome 23, UOR_Ptae_1.2, whole genome shotgun sequence genome and encodes:
- the tmem179ba gene encoding transmembrane protein 179B — its product is MMMRMRIMAFTWLLVLELVLYASCFVCGIVTAASLTVVQGNFDGRCPLYGVVSYNSTANVLGVQASSSASLCYFVSAVSVTVAVVCFSLSLYWLHAICIDGVVRRERVWMNGAVIVCGVFLFFLLISGCMLKIGQDALCDSVTRGVPNVTSCEEAQTKKWVGPIKGENFYSGLRKAETAAWVNFFLWLFIGVLFIIQRRQTSGAKVLAGSTDGAAGETEPFFNCPARPQ